A single region of the Mercenaria mercenaria strain notata chromosome 6, MADL_Memer_1, whole genome shotgun sequence genome encodes:
- the LOC128557872 gene encoding uncharacterized protein LOC128557872: protein MEGVQSFLSRLDLAEHAEMFMTKGFDTEDDLTYLVEEDLDSMYITDQKARQKILQAAPHYKPSKEYILYDWLRGKGLDHYFVSFIQSELVDLVDIARLNLPDEQLYDELEITLPGHKRRLERAVRSLAKKHKTSLPSFVKCSADVGKPEAGEITPVSSLENELPVAYGRWGKPRCLVDAKYDFLILDATVVSTNDPRDRVHIEFMVDSGSDVVTLRQEVLDTMDLELIGPINSKGVHGSKVKNLYRANILIGNQAIEIEVMGESYDSIGSRVIRHFRHYINGTSHIWLRGDFIDPTLPHKTNIPETEDITTPVHPTQVDTSISPVQETMQVEDVQTPIDEKHTEILAGPEESAEGISGMEQELDKSSQIQKDFVKVDADIRDQKPEEIITEILGKKIDFEFAKADGVVRVEDNDKDKADETDKILCKEDEIIDIRPIIAANRKRHASNTAGVEPEEGIVQMNGRLMKKKKKFLQSDSNVIETISDHINGACHIGKSGRETLRTVLNQRSVYYRSQVKMDPMEIS, encoded by the exons ATGGAGGGTGTACAAAGTTTTCTGTCAAGGCTAGATTTAGCTGAACATGCGGAAATGTTTATGACAAAAGGGTTCGATACAGAGGACGACCTTACTTACCTAGTAGAAGAAGATCTGGACTCCATGTACATCACTGATCAGAAGGCCAGGCAAAAAATTCTGCAGGCCG CACCCCACTACAAGCCGAGTAAAGAATACATTTTGTACGACTGGTTGAGAGGGAAAGGACTTGACCATTATTTCGTGAGTTTCATACAAAGTGAACTCGTTGACCTTGTTGATATTGCCCGACTGAACCTTCCAGACGAGCAGCTGTATGACGAACTAGAAATAACTCTGCCAGGACACAAAAGGAGACTTGAGAGAGCAG ttcGTAGTTTGGCAAAGAAACACAAAACGTCATTACCGTCATTCGTCAAGTGTTCAGCTGATGTTGGAAAACCGGAAGCTGGAGAAATTACACCAGTTTCCTCACTAGAAAATGAACTTCCGGTAGCGTACGGAAGATGGGGTAAACCTCGCTGCCTAGTGGATGCAAAGTACGACTTTCTCATCCTTGATGCAACAGTGGTGTCTACAAATGATCCTAGAGATAGGGTTCATATAG AATTCATGGTAGACTCTGGAAGTGACGTGGTAACTTTACGACAGGAAGTGCTAGATACCATGGACCTTGAACTGATCGGTCCGATAAACAGCAAAGGAGTGCACGGATCAAAAGTCAAAAATTTGTACCGAGCAAATATACTGATTGGTAACCAGGCCATTGAAATCGAG GTTATGGGAGAATCCTACGATTCTATTGGCAGTAGAGTTATACGACATTTCCGtcattatataaatggaacaagcCATATTTGGTTAAGGGGAGACTTTATAGATCCAACATTACCTCATAAAACAAATATTCCGGAAACTGAGGACATTACAACACCTGTTCACCCTACTCAAGTTGATACGTCCATTTCCCCAGTCCAAGAAACGATGCAAGTAGAGGATGTACAAACTCCTATAGACGAAAAACATACCGAAATATTAGCTGGTCCTGAAGAAAGTGCAGAGGGAATTAGTGGTATGGAACAAGAACTAGATAAAAGTTCACAAATTCAGAAAGACTTTGTTAAGGTAGATGCTGATATAAGAGATCAAAAACCTGAAGAAATTATTACTGAAATTTTAGGGAAGAAAATTGATTTTGAATTTGCAAAAGCGGATGGAGTAGTTAGAGTTGAAGATAATGATAAAGACAAAGCTGATGAAACTGATAAAATCCTCTGTAAAGAAGATGAAATCATTGACATCCGGCCAATAATTGCAGCAAATAGGAAACGGCATGCCAGTAATACGGCAGGAGTTGAACCAGAAGAAGGCATTGTTCAAATGAATGGACGACTgatgaaaaagaagaagaaatttttGCAAAGTGATTCTAATGTTATAGAAACTATTTCTGATCATATAAATGGAGCTTGTCACATAGGAAAATCGGGTAGGGAGACATTAAGAACAGTGCTAAATCAAAGATCGGTTTACTATAGGTCTCAGGTGAAAATGGATCCAATGGAGATAAGCTGA